From Natrinema amylolyticum, the proteins below share one genomic window:
- a CDS encoding substrate-binding domain-containing protein: MEYRRRALLGAGAAGIAAAVGGCLGSNGDGDGNGGSIAGEELALSTTTSTYDTGLLDEVNAAFQERFGTPVAANAQGTGQAIRSARDGNADVILVHARSQEDEFMRDGYGVNRRGLMFNDFVVVGPSDDPAGVSDTERATAAFEAIAGARATFVSRGDNSGTHSKERAIWSAAGLEPGGDWYQETGSGMGDTLTIANESSAYTLADRGTFLSRRDSVDLEILLQGPIEGGPELLANPYGIMAVNPERHSNVNYQLAMAYIGFLTSPEGQTVIGDYTDDGQQLFYPEALSADPNFQQYVPEGWRPESGSE, from the coding sequence ATGGAATATCGACGGAGAGCGCTACTCGGGGCGGGTGCGGCGGGGATCGCCGCGGCCGTCGGGGGCTGTCTCGGGTCGAACGGCGACGGCGACGGAAACGGGGGATCGATCGCCGGTGAGGAACTCGCGCTTTCGACGACGACCAGCACGTACGATACGGGGCTTCTGGACGAGGTCAACGCCGCGTTTCAGGAGCGGTTCGGAACGCCCGTCGCGGCCAACGCACAGGGAACGGGACAGGCGATCAGGTCCGCACGCGACGGGAACGCCGACGTGATCCTGGTCCACGCCCGATCGCAGGAAGACGAGTTCATGCGGGACGGCTACGGCGTCAACCGGCGGGGCCTGATGTTCAACGACTTCGTGGTCGTCGGCCCGAGCGACGACCCGGCGGGCGTGAGCGATACCGAGCGGGCGACGGCCGCCTTCGAGGCCATTGCGGGCGCGCGAGCGACGTTCGTCTCCCGCGGCGATAATTCCGGAACCCACTCCAAGGAGCGAGCGATCTGGTCGGCGGCCGGCCTCGAGCCCGGCGGCGACTGGTATCAGGAGACCGGCAGCGGAATGGGTGACACGCTGACGATCGCGAACGAGTCGAGCGCCTACACGCTGGCCGACCGCGGAACCTTCCTCTCGAGGCGGGACTCCGTCGACCTCGAGATCCTGCTGCAGGGGCCGATCGAGGGCGGGCCGGAACTGCTCGCGAACCCCTACGGGATCATGGCGGTCAACCCCGAGCGCCACTCGAACGTCAACTATCAGCTCGCGATGGCCTATATCGGCTTCCTCACGAGCCCTGAGGGGCAGACAGTCATTGGAGACTACACCGACGACGGCCAGCAGTTGTTCTATCCCGAGGCATTGTCGGCGGACCCGAACTTCCAGCAGTACGTGCCGGAGGGCTGGCGACCGGAGTCGGGCAGCGAGTGA
- a CDS encoding ABC transporter permease produces the protein MPFEPIAEPNYLRSIVRLSLTVSLTAVVLSTLLSLPIAFAVGFAEFRGKRLVTAVINTGMGFPSVVVGLLVLMVISNSGPLGSLDLVYTPEAMIISQCVLAAPVITGVALSAIESVDESVRDAAYGIGGTRADVALITLKEARYGVLTGILAGFGRAISEVGSVLIVGGNIAYADGTSKTRTITTAITFETRRGEFETALILGAVLLVLVLLVNGVVLRLGGR, from the coding sequence ATGCCATTCGAACCGATCGCCGAACCGAACTACCTCCGGAGCATCGTCCGGCTATCGCTGACGGTGAGCCTGACGGCCGTGGTCCTGAGTACGCTGCTGAGCCTGCCGATCGCGTTCGCCGTCGGCTTCGCGGAGTTCCGCGGCAAGCGACTCGTCACGGCCGTCATCAACACGGGGATGGGGTTTCCGAGCGTCGTCGTCGGCCTGCTCGTTCTCATGGTGATCTCGAACAGCGGGCCACTCGGCTCGCTCGATCTCGTCTACACGCCCGAGGCGATGATCATCTCGCAGTGCGTCCTCGCCGCGCCGGTGATCACTGGCGTCGCCCTCTCGGCGATCGAGAGCGTCGACGAGAGCGTTCGGGACGCGGCCTACGGGATCGGCGGGACTCGCGCGGACGTCGCCCTGATCACGCTCAAGGAGGCTCGGTACGGGGTCCTTACGGGAATCCTCGCCGGGTTCGGTCGCGCGATCAGCGAGGTCGGCTCCGTCCTCATCGTCGGCGGCAACATCGCCTACGCCGACGGCACCTCGAAGACGCGAACGATCACGACCGCGATCACCTTCGAGACGCGGCGGGGCGAGTTCGAGACGGCGCTGATCCTCGGTGCCGTGTTGCTCGTCCTCGTCTTGCTCGTCAACGGGGTCGTCCTGCGACTCGGAGGGCGATGA
- a CDS encoding phosphate ABC transporter ATP-binding protein: MNFELERASYGVDGTDILTDISLAVESGEVVTIIGPSGAGKSTLLRLAALFEQPTDGSVRCDGTDPWSLSRAERLALRRRIGVVFQRASLFETSVARNVDAGRRIRRPWSGRVRAFAERLAARWIRGSPTVDDRTLEALDLVGLREAWDRDAGSLSGGEAQRVSFARALAPQPELLVLDEPTSDLDPRNTAILERAIERARDRDHGVLLATHDMHQAERISDRVAFLLEGELVEIGPPERVFENPRDDRTARFVRGDLLYDENELLA; the protein is encoded by the coding sequence ATGAACTTCGAACTCGAGCGCGCGTCCTACGGCGTCGATGGCACGGACATTCTGACCGATATCTCGCTGGCCGTCGAGTCCGGCGAGGTCGTGACGATCATCGGTCCCTCGGGGGCCGGCAAGTCGACGCTATTGCGGCTGGCCGCCTTGTTCGAGCAGCCGACTGACGGTTCAGTCCGCTGTGACGGGACGGATCCGTGGTCGCTGTCTCGAGCCGAGCGCCTCGCGCTCCGGCGGCGGATCGGCGTCGTCTTCCAGCGGGCGAGCCTGTTCGAGACCTCGGTGGCGCGCAACGTCGACGCCGGCAGGCGGATTCGTCGGCCGTGGTCGGGACGTGTCCGGGCGTTCGCCGAGCGGCTCGCGGCCCGCTGGATTCGCGGGTCGCCGACGGTCGACGATCGGACGCTCGAGGCGCTCGACCTCGTCGGGCTTCGCGAGGCGTGGGATCGAGACGCGGGATCGCTGTCAGGCGGGGAGGCCCAGCGAGTGTCGTTCGCCCGCGCGCTCGCGCCGCAGCCCGAGCTGCTCGTCCTCGACGAGCCGACCTCCGACCTCGACCCGCGGAACACGGCCATCCTCGAGCGGGCGATCGAGCGGGCGCGCGACCGCGATCACGGCGTCTTGCTCGCGACCCACGACATGCACCAGGCCGAGCGGATCTCGGATCGCGTCGCCTTCCTGCTCGAGGGCGAACTGGTCGAGATCGGCCCGCCGGAACGGGTGTTCGAGAACCCGCGGGACGACCGGACCGCGCGGTTCGTTCGCGGCGACCTGCTGTACGATGAAAACGAACTTCTCGCCTGA
- a CDS encoding TOBE domain-containing protein, whose amino-acid sequence MEKEFDPYLRIDDVSVDRSDVAMLRAIDDCGSLSGAAAALERSYPRLQQRVVELEAAVGPLVERTRGGADGGGSSLTETARDLLARFDRLVAAYEGVARVDETVLTGTVVDRDGELATVETGAGDILAVVPPDAATASVTIRSDAVSLHAPADVPRAEGTSVRNRFPGTVSWLEAGDAVARVGVELEDGDGGDGSDDGTELVALVTRRSVEALGLEPGRSIVASVKATAARGVARDERNER is encoded by the coding sequence ATGGAAAAGGAGTTCGACCCCTACCTGCGGATCGACGACGTGAGCGTCGACCGCAGCGACGTCGCGATGTTGCGCGCGATCGACGACTGCGGCTCGCTGTCGGGCGCGGCGGCGGCCCTCGAGCGCTCGTACCCGCGCCTCCAGCAGCGCGTGGTCGAACTCGAGGCGGCCGTCGGCCCGTTAGTCGAGCGGACCCGCGGCGGGGCCGACGGCGGCGGCAGTTCCCTGACGGAGACCGCGCGGGACCTGCTGGCGCGGTTCGATCGGCTGGTCGCGGCCTACGAGGGCGTCGCCCGCGTCGACGAGACGGTGCTGACGGGGACTGTCGTCGACCGCGACGGCGAGCTCGCGACCGTCGAGACCGGTGCCGGCGACATCCTGGCGGTCGTCCCGCCCGACGCCGCGACCGCGTCCGTGACGATTCGGTCGGACGCGGTCAGTCTGCACGCGCCGGCAGACGTGCCGCGAGCCGAGGGGACGAGCGTTCGGAACCGGTTTCCGGGGACCGTCTCGTGGCTCGAGGCCGGCGATGCGGTCGCGAGAGTGGGGGTCGAACTCGAGGACGGGGACGGCGGAGACGGCAGTGACGACGGCACCGAACTCGTGGCGCTGGTCACTCGGCGGAGCGTCGAGGCGCTGGGGCTCGAGCCGGGTCGGTCGATCGTCGCCTCGGTGAAGGCGACGGCGGCGCGCGGCGTCGCGAGGGACGAACGGAACGAGCGCTGA
- a CDS encoding universal stress protein yields MYDSILVATDGSEAAATAVDHAVALAERFDAPLYGIAVVDERTEYDTGIVDPDEARRHLEERAAGRLEDLEATAAAADVTVETAVRSGVPHEEILEYAAERDAGAIVLGSRGRSSFKGALLGSTVDRVVRTVDRPVLIVG; encoded by the coding sequence ATGTACGACTCGATTCTGGTCGCGACCGACGGCAGCGAGGCCGCGGCGACGGCGGTCGATCACGCGGTTGCGCTCGCAGAGCGGTTCGACGCGCCGCTGTACGGCATCGCCGTCGTCGACGAGCGAACCGAGTACGATACCGGCATCGTCGATCCGGACGAGGCCAGACGGCACCTCGAGGAGCGCGCGGCGGGCCGGCTCGAGGACCTCGAGGCGACGGCGGCGGCGGCCGACGTGACCGTCGAGACGGCGGTTCGGTCGGGCGTCCCCCACGAGGAGATCCTCGAGTACGCGGCCGAGCGGGACGCGGGCGCGATCGTGCTCGGCTCTCGCGGCCGCTCGTCGTTCAAGGGAGCGTTGCTCGGCAGTACGGTCGACAGAGTCGTCAGGACGGTGGATCGGCCGGTGCTGATTGTCGGCTAG
- a CDS encoding universal stress protein, protein MSLLVPFDGSELATQALERASTFGDLLDEEVVVLTVIPDDADYARDRGWITQGEPFNTEAIAAGMQTRADEVAPEATFRTERVSSDEPTATSTTNVVREIRRVAADIEASVVFIGSENAGSVIAPQSSVGSPVASDHRYDVYVVRAPAHEVDPEDISDIDSTQDGL, encoded by the coding sequence ATGTCATTACTCGTTCCCTTCGATGGGTCGGAGTTGGCGACGCAAGCGCTCGAGCGGGCGTCGACGTTCGGGGACTTGCTCGACGAGGAAGTCGTCGTGCTGACGGTGATTCCGGACGACGCCGACTACGCGCGGGATCGAGGCTGGATCACGCAGGGCGAGCCGTTCAACACGGAGGCGATTGCCGCGGGGATGCAGACCCGCGCCGACGAGGTCGCGCCGGAGGCGACGTTCCGGACCGAGCGAGTCAGTTCCGACGAACCGACCGCGACGTCGACGACGAACGTCGTCCGCGAGATACGGCGCGTCGCCGCCGATATCGAGGCGTCGGTCGTGTTCATCGGCTCGGAGAACGCGGGTTCGGTCATCGCGCCCCAGTCGAGCGTCGGCAGTCCGGTCGCGAGCGATCACCGCTACGACGTCTACGTCGTTCGCGCGCCCGCTCACGAGGTCGACCCCGAGGACATCTCCGATATCGATTCGACGCAGGACGGTCTCTGA
- the acs gene encoding acetate--CoA ligase, with protein sequence MVDRNGWGRDASASIGSTHAPPQSFVEQANVSDPGIYDEFEANWPECWERAAALLSWDEPYDTTLEDEDAPFYRWFADGRLNASYNCLDRHLESGRKNHAAIRWEGKQGERRTYTYRDLYVEVNEFAAALRDRGVEEDDVVTIYLPMIPELPIAMLACARIGAPHSVVFAGLSADALATRMDAADSEYLVTCDGYYRRGDAFNQKSKADNARIGLEQDVRTVVVDRLGDDLPHVLGDDEWDYHELREEFAGETVEPVSRSAEDMLFLMYTSGTTGEPKGVVHSTGGYLAHVAWTSHAVLDVKPEDTYWCAADIGWITGHSYIVYGPLALGTTTVMYEGTPDYPDRDRLWEIVDRNAVDVFYTAPTAIRAFMKWGSDYPADHDLSSLRLLGTVGEPISPRPWNWYREHIGGGDCPVVDTWWQTETGAVTVSTLPGIDEMKPGSAGPPLPGIDARIVDEAGEDVEPGETGYLTIGRPWPGMARTLYDNDDRFVTEYWQRFSEPASDDWRYFSGDTARVDDDGYITVLGRVDDVISVSGHRLGTMEIESAIADVDGVAEAAVVGRSSETGDTEIYAYVSTESGHGSERAIRQAIRDNIESAIGPMARPEAVVFTPELPKTRSGKIMRRLLEDVANGEDLGDTSALRNPEIVGEIQAEIGDEGEREEPSR encoded by the coding sequence ATGGTCGATCGGAACGGGTGGGGCCGTGACGCGTCCGCATCTATCGGGTCCACCCACGCCCCGCCCCAGTCGTTCGTCGAGCAGGCGAACGTCTCGGATCCGGGGATCTACGACGAATTCGAGGCGAACTGGCCGGAGTGTTGGGAGCGTGCGGCCGCCCTCCTCTCGTGGGACGAGCCCTACGACACGACTCTCGAGGACGAGGACGCGCCCTTCTATCGGTGGTTCGCGGACGGCCGCCTCAACGCCTCCTACAACTGTCTCGACCGACACCTCGAGTCGGGGCGGAAGAACCACGCCGCAATCCGCTGGGAGGGCAAACAAGGTGAGCGCCGGACCTACACCTATCGGGACCTCTACGTCGAAGTGAACGAGTTCGCGGCGGCGTTACGGGATCGCGGCGTCGAGGAAGACGACGTCGTGACGATCTACCTGCCGATGATCCCGGAGCTGCCGATCGCGATGCTCGCCTGCGCCCGGATCGGCGCGCCCCACAGCGTCGTCTTCGCCGGGCTCTCCGCGGACGCGCTCGCCACGCGGATGGACGCCGCCGACAGCGAGTATCTGGTCACCTGTGACGGCTACTACCGGCGGGGCGACGCGTTCAACCAGAAGAGCAAGGCCGACAACGCCCGCATCGGCCTCGAGCAGGACGTTCGAACCGTCGTCGTCGATCGGCTCGGCGACGACCTGCCCCACGTTCTCGGCGACGACGAGTGGGACTATCACGAGCTCCGCGAGGAGTTCGCGGGCGAGACCGTCGAGCCGGTCTCCCGAAGCGCCGAGGACATGCTGTTCCTGATGTACACGTCGGGGACGACCGGCGAACCGAAGGGCGTCGTCCACTCCACGGGCGGCTATCTCGCCCACGTCGCGTGGACGAGCCACGCCGTCCTCGACGTCAAACCGGAGGACACCTACTGGTGTGCGGCCGACATCGGCTGGATCACCGGTCACTCCTACATCGTCTACGGTCCGCTCGCGCTGGGGACGACGACGGTAATGTACGAGGGTACGCCGGACTACCCCGACCGAGACCGGCTCTGGGAGATCGTCGACCGCAACGCCGTCGACGTCTTCTACACCGCACCGACGGCCATCCGCGCGTTCATGAAGTGGGGCTCGGACTACCCCGCGGACCACGATCTCTCCTCGCTGCGCCTGCTCGGAACCGTCGGCGAGCCGATCAGTCCTCGCCCCTGGAACTGGTATCGCGAACACATCGGCGGCGGCGACTGTCCGGTCGTCGATACCTGGTGGCAGACCGAGACCGGCGCAGTGACCGTCTCCACACTCCCCGGAATCGACGAAATGAAGCCCGGTTCGGCCGGCCCCCCGCTTCCGGGGATCGACGCCCGAATCGTCGACGAGGCCGGCGAGGACGTCGAACCCGGCGAAACTGGCTATCTCACGATCGGTCGGCCCTGGCCCGGGATGGCCCGCACGCTGTACGATAACGACGATCGGTTCGTCACGGAGTACTGGCAGCGGTTCTCCGAGCCCGCGTCCGACGACTGGCGCTACTTCAGCGGCGATACGGCCCGAGTCGACGACGACGGCTACATCACCGTCCTCGGCCGGGTCGACGACGTGATCTCAGTCTCCGGCCACCGGCTGGGGACCATGGAGATCGAGAGCGCGATCGCCGACGTCGACGGCGTCGCCGAGGCCGCCGTCGTCGGCCGCTCGAGCGAGACCGGCGACACCGAAATCTACGCCTACGTCAGCACCGAGAGCGGGCACGGCTCCGAGCGGGCGATCCGACAAGCGATCCGCGACAACATCGAATCCGCGATCGGGCCGATGGCCCGACCCGAAGCGGTGGTTTTCACCCCGGAACTCCCCAAGACGCGCTCGGGCAAAATCATGCGCCGCCTGCTCGAGGACGTCGCCAACGGCGAGGATCTGGGCGATACCTCGGCGCTTCGCAACCCCGAGATCGTCGGCGAGATTCAGGCCGAGATCGGCGATGAGGGCGAACGCGAGGAACCGAGCCGATAG
- a CDS encoding bacterio-opsin activator domain-containing protein has protein sequence MSLEGTVGAVLTRREYESLLDSAETYREALVIRLCGDVGLRPAELTRLAIDDIEQVRIDPPRYLIRVPTDDDRGTRTAYLPTRVERELRRYARSNDLSTADRIFTVTPRRLQMLVSDVADRASDLFDDHALADVSTSDLRQYFAHTALVDHDVNPRVVKTAGGWRSFEALESYLPEPTDTEIVDAFDAVEGPSGPRSGDPQSGPAVSDDSVVRLLLAASDRYALVRLDADGYVERWNRSAAAMFGYRAGEIVGTHVSAFYTDDAVEEGAPERTLSTALDESGCETEGWRVHEDGSRFRATEVVSPLRDDQGRHRGFAVFVRDGTAAHEELEAVRQRRDELDRLYAVARRHRDVTTALLESTDHEEVETRTCAALTDGQAYDFAWIDRATISERRQEWRASSGIAPDAIERIVPDEWRADDPAAPLERSESAVDAYSGDGAVLVADDVTATIEGEDSFDGAVARVQLAYGDTVYGTLSVATERTSAFEDDERAWLATIGRQVGYAIAAIRRRNLLLSDRVIELEVTCRDDRSFFVDVSRRLGCRLELDSLVPIDESTHLYYVRLEGASPADVFDLADTATGIEDCRLVETDEDGWRVEFVVDGSCPIVTLTEYGVTVHEAVFEGGSATITGDCAADADLRTILDGLRSAFPDSELVGKREAERTVQTAREFREGLEDRLTDRQEAALRAAYFGGYYDWPRESTAEEVADAMGVSSPTLHNHLRKGQHELLRTFLDDPDE, from the coding sequence ATGAGCCTCGAGGGGACTGTGGGGGCAGTGCTCACACGGCGGGAGTACGAGTCATTGCTCGATTCGGCCGAAACGTATCGCGAGGCGCTGGTGATTCGACTCTGCGGGGACGTCGGGCTTCGGCCGGCGGAACTGACGCGGCTCGCGATCGACGACATCGAGCAGGTGCGGATCGATCCGCCGCGGTACCTGATTCGGGTCCCGACCGACGACGACCGGGGCACTCGAACCGCGTATCTGCCGACCCGCGTCGAACGGGAGCTCCGGCGATACGCCCGCAGCAACGATCTCTCGACCGCCGATCGAATCTTCACCGTCACGCCGCGCCGACTCCAGATGCTGGTCTCGGACGTCGCCGATCGGGCGAGCGATCTGTTCGACGACCACGCACTCGCCGACGTTTCGACGAGCGATCTCCGGCAGTACTTCGCCCACACCGCCCTGGTCGATCACGACGTCAACCCTCGCGTCGTCAAGACGGCGGGCGGCTGGCGCAGCTTCGAAGCCCTCGAGTCCTACCTGCCCGAGCCCACCGACACCGAGATCGTCGACGCTTTCGATGCCGTCGAGGGGCCGTCCGGCCCTCGCTCCGGTGACCCCCAGTCCGGGCCCGCGGTGAGCGACGACAGCGTCGTCCGGCTCTTGTTGGCCGCCAGCGACCGGTACGCGCTCGTCCGACTCGACGCGGACGGCTACGTCGAGCGCTGGAACCGCAGCGCGGCCGCGATGTTCGGCTACCGGGCCGGCGAAATCGTCGGCACCCACGTCTCCGCGTTCTACACCGACGACGCCGTCGAGGAGGGCGCTCCCGAACGGACGCTCTCGACGGCACTCGACGAGTCCGGCTGCGAGACCGAGGGCTGGCGCGTCCACGAGGACGGGTCGCGGTTTCGCGCGACGGAGGTCGTCTCGCCGCTCCGGGACGACCAGGGCCGCCACCGCGGCTTCGCCGTCTTCGTCCGCGACGGAACGGCCGCACACGAGGAGCTCGAGGCCGTCCGCCAGCGCCGCGACGAGCTCGACCGGTTGTACGCCGTCGCCCGACGACACCGGGACGTGACCACGGCGCTGCTCGAGTCGACGGACCACGAGGAAGTCGAGACGCGGACGTGCGCTGCGCTCACCGACGGGCAGGCCTACGACTTCGCCTGGATCGACCGGGCGACTATTTCCGAGCGCCGTCAGGAGTGGCGCGCCTCCAGCGGGATCGCTCCCGACGCTATCGAGCGGATCGTCCCCGACGAGTGGCGAGCGGACGATCCGGCGGCTCCCCTCGAGCGCTCGGAATCGGCGGTCGACGCCTACTCCGGGGACGGGGCGGTGCTGGTCGCGGACGACGTCACGGCGACGATCGAGGGCGAGGATTCGTTCGACGGGGCCGTCGCGAGAGTTCAACTCGCCTACGGCGATACCGTCTATGGGACGCTGTCGGTCGCGACCGAGCGCACGAGCGCGTTCGAGGACGACGAGCGGGCGTGGCTCGCGACGATCGGACGGCAGGTCGGCTACGCGATCGCCGCCATTCGCCGGCGGAATCTCCTGCTATCCGATCGGGTAATCGAACTCGAGGTCACCTGTCGGGACGATCGCTCCTTTTTCGTCGACGTCTCGCGCCGGCTCGGCTGCCGGTTGGAACTCGATTCGCTGGTCCCGATCGACGAGTCGACCCACCTCTACTACGTTCGACTCGAGGGGGCGTCGCCGGCCGACGTCTTCGACCTGGCCGACACCGCCACCGGGATCGAGGACTGCCGGCTGGTCGAAACCGACGAGGACGGCTGGCGCGTCGAGTTCGTCGTCGACGGCTCCTGCCCGATCGTCACGCTGACCGAGTACGGTGTGACCGTTCACGAGGCGGTCTTCGAGGGCGGGTCGGCGACGATCACTGGCGACTGCGCGGCCGATGCCGACCTCCGGACGATCCTCGACGGCCTCCGGTCTGCGTTCCCTGACTCCGAACTGGTCGGGAAACGCGAGGCCGAGCGGACCGTCCAGACCGCCCGCGAGTTCCGCGAGGGGCTCGAGGACCGCCTGACCGACCGCCAGGAGGCTGCCCTTCGAGCGGCCTACTTCGGCGGCTACTACGACTGGCCCCGGGAGAGCACCGCCGAGGAGGTCGCCGACGCGATGGGCGTCTCCTCGCCGACGCTGCACAACCACCTCCGGAAGGGCCAACACGAACTGCTCCGAACGTTCCTCGACGATCCGGACGAATAG
- the acs gene encoding acetate--CoA ligase translates to MSQDNANLEARLAEQEAFEPPESFVEQANVTDQGIYEEFEENWPECWERAADLLSWDEEYDTVLEDGNAPFYEWFTGGELNASYNCLDRHVEEGRGDSVAIEWEGELGEERTYTYDELLDEVEDFAATLRDLGVEEDDIVTLYMPMVPELPIAMLACARIGAPHSVVFAGFSADALATRMNSADSEYLVTCDGYYRRGDALDHISKTNEGLEGVEHEVSDVVVVDRLGDDLDHDLGDNQHDYDELVADHEGSTVEPVQRDAEDMLFLMYTSGTTGKPKGVKHTTGGYLAYSAWTSHAVLDIEADDTYWCSADIGWITGHSYIVYGPLALGTTSVMYEGTPDYPDKDRLWDIVEKNEVDIFYTAPTAIRAFMKWGEEYTENHDLSSLRLLGTVGEPINPRAWKWYYKHIGNEECPIVDTWWQTETGGMMITTLPGINTMKPGSAGPPLPGIDARVVDADGDEVDAGQAGYVTVNNPWPGMLRTLYDNDERFIEEYWDEYSDEDADEWVYFPEDGAKIDEDDYITILGRVDDVINVSGHRLGTMEIESAVVGVEGIAEAAVVGGDHEVKGEAVYVYAIPEDGYEDREDELEEKAMEAVLDSIGPIAKPEEIVFTHELPKTRSGKIMRRLLEDIASGNDLGNTSTLRNPEVVDDIAEQVSSD, encoded by the coding sequence ATGTCACAGGACAATGCCAATCTCGAGGCACGACTCGCGGAGCAGGAGGCGTTCGAGCCGCCCGAGTCGTTCGTCGAGCAGGCAAACGTCACTGATCAGGGGATCTACGAGGAGTTCGAGGAGAACTGGCCGGAGTGCTGGGAGCGAGCGGCCGACCTCCTCTCGTGGGACGAGGAGTACGATACCGTTCTCGAGGACGGGAACGCCCCGTTCTACGAGTGGTTCACCGGCGGTGAACTCAACGCGTCGTACAACTGCCTCGACCGACACGTAGAGGAGGGTCGCGGCGACAGCGTCGCGATCGAGTGGGAAGGCGAACTCGGGGAGGAACGCACCTACACCTACGACGAGCTCTTGGACGAGGTCGAGGACTTCGCGGCGACGCTGCGGGATCTCGGCGTCGAGGAAGACGACATCGTCACGCTGTACATGCCGATGGTTCCAGAGCTGCCGATCGCGATGCTGGCCTGTGCTCGCATCGGCGCACCACACAGCGTCGTCTTCGCCGGCTTCTCGGCCGACGCGCTCGCGACGCGGATGAACTCCGCCGACAGCGAGTATCTCGTCACCTGTGACGGTTACTACCGTCGGGGCGACGCGCTCGATCACATCTCGAAGACCAACGAGGGCCTCGAGGGCGTCGAGCACGAGGTCTCCGACGTCGTGGTCGTCGACCGACTGGGCGACGATCTCGATCACGACCTCGGGGACAACCAGCACGACTACGACGAGCTGGTGGCCGACCACGAGGGATCGACGGTCGAGCCGGTCCAGCGGGACGCCGAGGACATGCTGTTCCTGATGTATACCTCGGGGACGACCGGCAAGCCGAAGGGGGTCAAACACACCACCGGCGGCTATCTCGCGTACAGCGCCTGGACGAGCCACGCCGTCCTCGACATCGAGGCCGACGACACCTACTGGTGCTCGGCCGACATCGGCTGGATTACCGGCCACTCCTACATCGTCTACGGCCCGCTCGCGCTGGGGACGACGAGCGTGATGTACGAGGGGACGCCCGACTACCCGGACAAGGACCGGCTGTGGGATATCGTCGAGAAGAACGAAGTCGACATCTTCTACACCGCGCCGACGGCGATTCGGGCGTTCATGAAGTGGGGCGAGGAGTACACGGAGAACCACGACCTCTCCTCGCTTCGCTTGCTCGGCACCGTCGGTGAGCCGATCAATCCGCGGGCGTGGAAGTGGTACTACAAGCACATCGGCAACGAGGAGTGCCCGATCGTCGACACCTGGTGGCAGACGGAGACCGGGGGCATGATGATCACGACACTGCCGGGGATCAACACCATGAAGCCCGGCTCCGCGGGGCCGCCGCTGCCGGGGATCGACGCCCGCGTCGTCGACGCTGACGGCGACGAAGTCGACGCCGGTCAGGCCGGCTACGTCACGGTCAACAACCCGTGGCCCGGCATGCTCCGCACGCTGTACGACAACGACGAGCGGTTCATCGAGGAGTACTGGGACGAGTACTCCGACGAAGACGCCGACGAGTGGGTCTACTTCCCCGAAGACGGCGCGAAGATCGACGAGGACGATTACATCACCATCCTCGGCCGGGTCGACGACGTGATCAACGTCTCCGGCCACCGGCTGGGGACCATGGAGATCGAGTCGGCCGTCGTCGGCGTCGAAGGGATCGCCGAGGCCGCCGTCGTCGGCGGCGACCACGAGGTCAAAGGCGAGGCGGTCTACGTCTACGCCATCCCCGAAGACGGCTACGAGGACCGGGAAGACGAACTCGAGGAGAAGGCCATGGAGGCCGTCCTCGACTCGATCGGCCCGATCGCCAAGCCCGAAGAGATCGTCTTCACGCACGAACTGCCCAAGACGCGCTCGGGCAAGATCATGCGCCGGCTGTTAGAGGACATCGCGAGCGGGAACGACCTCGGGAACACCTCGACGCTGCGCAACCCCGAGGTCGTCGACGATATCGCGGAACAGGTATCGAGCGACTGA
- a CDS encoding DUF4212 domain-containing protein, translated as MPDNNTHDSTDRRAETDGGVAGQPGQAHRNTDYLSAEVNLLNPSTQFMRDHLRIVWTGFAIWFVIVFGPVTLTRLAPDVMTTQLPVIGFPLHYFLVATVAPTSALILSFWYSRKRDALDQKYGIEHQTVEETGRGGGDAAATDGGVDE; from the coding sequence ATGCCAGATAATAACACTCATGACTCGACTGACAGACGAGCCGAAACGGACGGCGGCGTGGCCGGACAGCCCGGTCAGGCTCACCGAAATACCGACTATCTCAGCGCGGAGGTGAACCTGCTGAACCCGAGTACGCAGTTCATGCGCGATCACCTCCGTATCGTCTGGACCGGGTTCGCGATCTGGTTCGTCATCGTCTTCGGACCCGTGACGCTGACCCGGCTCGCTCCGGACGTGATGACGACGCAGCTGCCCGTCATCGGGTTCCCGCTGCACTACTTCCTGGTCGCCACCGTTGCGCCGACCAGCGCGCTGATCCTCTCGTTCTGGTACTCCCGCAAGCGCGACGCGCTCGACCAGAAGTACGGCATCGAGCATCAGACCGTCGAGGAGACCGGTCGCGGCGGCGGAGACGCTGCGGCGACTGACGGGGGTGTGGACGAATGA